CACCACAGAGAACACGAGAAAAGAGAGGAACTTGATTCTCTCAGCTACTGCTCCAGATACTATCGTTGCAGCTGTTCCGGCAAACACCAGCTGGAAGAAAAATTTCGCCCAAAAGGGAACCTGTGTCCAGCTTATGGCACTATATCCCTCATCAACACCACCATTGGCAAAGAAAAGACTGGTGAGCCCGATGAAACCGTTTCCATCTCCAAACATCAAGCCCCATCCAATGACCCAGTAAGCTAGAGATGCCAGGGCAAATACAATAAAATTCTTTGCCAGAATATTTACCGTATTCTTGGCTCGTGCCAATCCTGCTTCTACCATGGCAAATCCTGTGTTCATAAAAAACACCAGTAACCCCGTAAGAAGCACCCACACCGTATCAAGAGCTACAGACAACGTTCTGGTTATATCAGCACTTTCTTGAGCAAAGCTCGCTGATACTCCAAGAAGTATGCCTGAAGCAACCCAAAACCATCGTTTCATTTTCTCCTCCTTTTTAGGTTTTGTATATTTATTGTGCAATATTTGTGCCAAAATTTCAAAATTTTATTTCAAATAATTTCAATAACTTATAAAAACAAAATAAAAAATAGACAGAAAAAAGGCTAAAAATTAAACATATAGCCTTTTTTTGATTAAAAAATAGGCATATTTGTTGGTAAAAGATTCCCTTATCGTGATGAACGGGAGGAAACCAATCTCTGAAAAAGAGAGTTCGTAAAATTGACATCCCTTTTTCTTTTCCCTATAATATTTTCTTATCTTTATCAAAGGAGAAAACTGTGCAAAAATCGTTTTGGAGAACACTTGTTTTCCTTCTTGTGATTTTTGTGGCTGTGGCAAGCGATCAAATCACCAAGGCACTCGCCAAAGCCTATCTTGTTCCAGGAGAAACGATCCATGTGGTAGGAGATCTGTTTGTTTTGATGTATGCCGAGAACGAAGGTGCCTTTCTCGGATTGGGAGCAAATCTTCCTCCCCTTGTGAGGAGCTGGGTTTTGGTTATTTTGCCCACAGTACTTCTTGTTGTATTTATCGTGGCTCTTTTTCTTCGGGAGAAGAATCCTCCTCTTGTTCATGTTCTGACGATGGCATCGATCGTGGGAGGGGGAATAAGTAACCTCTACGAT
This sequence is a window from Thermospira aquatica. Protein-coding genes within it:
- the lspA gene encoding signal peptidase II; the protein is MQKSFWRTLVFLLVIFVAVASDQITKALAKAYLVPGETIHVVGDLFVLMYAENEGAFLGLGANLPPLVRSWVLVILPTVLLVVFIVALFLREKNPPLVHVLTMASIVGGGISNLYDRIFYDGRVIDFMNFGIGPVFRTGILNVADLWITFGAIILILLGGKSSSSSGEKNA